A stretch of Gorilla gorilla gorilla isolate KB3781 chromosome 9, NHGRI_mGorGor1-v2.1_pri, whole genome shotgun sequence DNA encodes these proteins:
- the LOC109028753 gene encoding putative uncharacterized protein encoded by LINC00167, which produces MTEGLFISCSAVRVKPNRRAGLRRRSPAFLLSANQKTRLFALGSSPRCGPRADGEEASSCAWVSRAPRAACARAKPASRAPEGPGSRKTRGGEAALASARPATDCLRSGLAVERRRKPNSRLAPGLGSLPGSRPQDPQGAAGRRLSP; this is translated from the coding sequence ATGACTGAAGGCCTCTTTATTTCGTGCTCTGCTGTTCGTGTAAAACCCAATCGCAGAGCGGGTCTCAGGCGGCGCTCGCCTGCGTTTCTACTCTCAGCCAATCAGAAAACCCGACTCTTCGCATTGGGGTCAAGCCCCCGCTGCGGCCCGCGTGCTGACGGGGAGGAAGCTTCCAGCTGTGCCTGGGTCTCTCGTGCGCCGAGGGCAGCCTGCGCCCGTGCTAAGCCCGCCTCCCGCGCGCCCGAGGGCCCGGGGTCCCGGAAGACGCGCGGGGGTGAGGCGGCCCTCGCGTCCGCCCGCCCCGCCACAGATTGCCTCCGAAGTGGCCTGGCCGTGGAGCGCCGGCGAAAACCGAACTCCCGCCTGGCTCCCGGACTCGGGAGCCTGCCGGGGTCTCGCCCTCAGGACCCCCAGGGAGCGGCCGGGCGCCGCCTATCACCCTGA